The following are encoded together in the Pedobacter steynii genome:
- a CDS encoding metallophosphoesterase family protein gives MNSSRRHFIKNISFATALLVGGGVKFLTASEVHELKATVKLRFAVASDGHYGQAKTQFDEFFSTITQQINGFHQQNRLDFCVINGDIIHDDKDLLLKAKQKIDQLTMPYYVTRGNHDKVSPEHWESVWKTPLNHDVVIRKNAILLGNTSNEKGEYLSPDLKWLEEKLNAHRKLEHTFIFLHIPQAKWTANAIDTPAFFELLKKYPNVKAVFHGHEHDQDGVKMKDNIPYLFDTHFGGNWGTSYKGFRVVELLKDNSMLTYLMNPTEKINILTY, from the coding sequence ATGAATTCCTCACGCAGACATTTTATCAAAAACATCTCTTTTGCGACAGCCTTGCTGGTCGGAGGAGGCGTTAAGTTTTTAACTGCATCCGAAGTGCATGAGCTGAAAGCAACTGTTAAACTGCGTTTTGCAGTGGCATCAGATGGTCATTACGGGCAGGCAAAAACTCAGTTTGATGAGTTCTTTTCTACCATCACTCAACAGATTAATGGCTTTCATCAACAGAATCGCCTTGATTTTTGTGTGATTAACGGAGATATCATTCATGATGACAAAGACTTATTACTAAAGGCAAAGCAAAAGATTGATCAGCTGACTATGCCTTATTACGTGACCAGAGGAAACCACGACAAAGTTAGCCCGGAACATTGGGAGTCCGTTTGGAAAACACCATTAAACCACGATGTAGTGATCAGGAAAAATGCCATCCTGCTTGGCAATACTTCCAATGAGAAAGGGGAATACCTTTCTCCGGATCTAAAATGGCTGGAAGAGAAACTCAATGCGCACCGGAAGCTGGAACATACTTTTATCTTCCTTCATATTCCACAGGCAAAATGGACGGCCAATGCAATTGACACCCCTGCCTTTTTTGAATTGCTGAAAAAGTACCCTAATGTGAAGGCGGTCTTTCATGGACATGAGCATGATCAGGATGGGGTTAAAATGAAAGATAACATTCCATATTTATTTGATACTCATTTTGGTGGCAATTGGGGAACCAGTTACAAAGGTTTCCGAGTTGTTGAGCTCCTGAAAGACAATTCGATGCTGACCTATCTGATGAACCCTACGGAAAAAATCAACATCCTGACTTATTAA
- a CDS encoding DUF3526 domain-containing protein — MNQSIYLLEFKLFFRNKAAWSGILILLISGFASLYLGDKFIRQQDLVIEKAARLQEENTRTNIKHFGKDPGLLLYHNKFSMVNIPDRWAAFANGQRDINPYLISVSMLAVEGQIYDTDLSNPSTLLLGNMDLAFVFIFLFPLVIIAFTYNLLSAEQESGVWAIVKSQSGALIRLIRLKFSVRMISIFSVAFFLMGSAVFYLKLPVDFRLLLVSVLLSLYLIFWFSLTFWVISRTKSSSYNAVILISFWVVLNIISPAILNVWLSQKYPVPEALETLVKQREGYHEKWDTDKSKTMDKFYAHYPQFKQYPFPAELTFSWYWYYSMQQMGDDEALAGANAMSEKLSKRHEFSNLTALFLPGIQTQLRLNEIAGSDLENHLNFQQAVKRHHEKIRLYFYPLIFKNETIEKVQWDQFKTATYKEHSTGYIWQNLLSVLIFSLLFTALALSNFRKRIHLF, encoded by the coding sequence ATGAATCAAAGTATATATCTATTAGAATTTAAGCTGTTTTTTAGAAATAAAGCGGCCTGGTCCGGTATCCTCATTCTGCTGATCAGTGGGTTTGCGAGCTTGTATTTAGGAGATAAATTCATCCGGCAGCAAGATTTGGTTATCGAAAAGGCTGCCCGGCTCCAGGAAGAGAATACCCGTACGAACATTAAACACTTTGGTAAGGATCCCGGTCTGTTACTCTACCATAATAAGTTTTCCATGGTTAATATTCCAGATCGATGGGCCGCTTTTGCTAACGGACAGCGGGACATTAATCCTTACCTCATTTCAGTAAGTATGTTAGCGGTAGAGGGTCAGATTTATGATACCGACCTGAGCAATCCATCGACTCTTTTATTGGGCAATATGGATCTGGCATTTGTGTTCATTTTTCTGTTTCCGCTGGTCATCATTGCCTTCACCTATAATCTGCTCTCCGCCGAGCAGGAATCCGGTGTATGGGCAATTGTCAAATCGCAATCAGGAGCGCTTATACGCCTCATCAGACTCAAATTTTCAGTTAGGATGATCAGCATTTTCAGCGTCGCATTTTTCCTGATGGGCAGTGCAGTTTTTTACCTTAAGCTGCCTGTTGACTTTCGTTTGCTCCTGGTTTCCGTGCTATTAAGTCTATACCTGATCTTTTGGTTTTCTCTGACTTTCTGGGTGATTTCCCGGACAAAATCCTCCAGTTATAATGCAGTAATCCTGATTTCATTCTGGGTAGTGCTGAACATCATTTCGCCGGCCATCCTGAATGTCTGGCTCAGTCAAAAATACCCGGTTCCAGAAGCATTGGAAACCCTGGTTAAGCAGCGCGAAGGTTATCATGAAAAATGGGATACCGATAAAAGTAAAACCATGGATAAATTCTATGCCCATTACCCCCAGTTTAAACAATACCCCTTTCCTGCTGAGCTGACCTTCAGCTGGTATTGGTATTACTCGATGCAGCAAATGGGTGATGACGAGGCTTTAGCAGGTGCAAATGCCATGTCAGAAAAATTAAGTAAAAGACATGAATTCAGCAACCTTACTGCCTTATTTTTACCTGGTATCCAGACGCAGTTGCGGCTCAATGAAATCGCGGGCTCAGATCTGGAAAATCATTTGAACTTCCAGCAGGCTGTAAAAAGGCATCATGAAAAAATACGTTTGTATTTTTACCCGTTGATTTTTAAAAATGAGACGATAGAAAAAGTTCAATGGGATCAATTCAAAACGGCTACATATAAAGAACATTCAACCGGATACATCTGGCAAAACCTGTTATCCGTTCTTATTTTCTCCTTATTGTTTACTGCCCTGGCCCTTTCCAATTTTCGCAAACGGATCCATCTTTTCTAA
- a CDS encoding DUF1569 domain-containing protein: MALPNIFSQQVADDIIQRINQLSPESQAQWGKMNVAQMLSHCCVTYELVYEDKHPKPGPFMKFILKLLIKPKVVSEVPYKRSGPTSPAFIIAGEKDFEAEKNRLIAFIQKTRQLGATEFEGKESHSFGKLNQIEWNNMFYKHLNHHLTQFNV; encoded by the coding sequence ATGGCCTTACCCAATATCTTTAGTCAACAGGTTGCAGACGACATCATTCAGCGAATTAATCAACTTAGCCCGGAAAGTCAGGCACAATGGGGCAAAATGAACGTTGCCCAGATGCTCTCTCACTGCTGCGTGACCTATGAACTGGTTTATGAGGATAAACATCCTAAACCAGGTCCATTTATGAAATTTATCCTGAAACTATTGATCAAACCTAAGGTAGTCAGCGAGGTTCCTTATAAAAGAAGCGGTCCGACTTCCCCTGCATTTATTATTGCCGGAGAAAAGGACTTTGAAGCAGAAAAAAACCGTTTAATCGCATTCATTCAAAAAACCCGGCAATTGGGTGCAACAGAGTTTGAGGGAAAAGAATCCCATTCTTTTGGAAAACTGAATCAGATAGAATGGAACAACATGTTCTATAAACACCTGAACCACCACCTTACGCAGTTTAACGTATAA
- a CDS encoding DUF4153 domain-containing protein: protein MHILIYTMKLPSIHALGLSIKQVLLRFPLQVFSSIIATLAWFYLAGSREGELREEYLYKIILIANLSLTLLLAGDLYAEVNLYNGRKKWGLRIVGLMICIGLYFLLYPIRFVADIYRVAFLMAAAHLLVAFSPFIRKGNLNGFWQFNKTLFLRFLTSGLYASVLYAGLAIALVAVDGLFNANINSSAYVRLMALVFAGFMTIFFLSGIPEDFEALEKEDFYPKALKIFTQYVLIPLMTIYLGILLVYELKIIINWQLPKGLVSSLILGYAVFGILSLLLIYPIREKAGNGWIKLFSRFFYVMMLPLLALLLLAIWKRVGNYGITESRYVLMVLSLWLFFVTVYFLFSKTQNIKIIPVSLCVLSLLAIYGPQSASSVSRYAQVKRLKMLFASKKEKDVAQREDVIRYLVGRHGLSVLQPFTKVKLDAVETRMEQRVTGTDAYRIKYDKIDTALALLHVKKGWADSDNKLLSFITEGTKTLSIKGYDFMVEVNSFQRDGKKQLNGIPLLIKTESSDLVLKVELGTDIRTEFDVLPIMTALKSMYTFNKNGRLQAIAGFSDTYDVPQNLMSITRKFDRYDLTFLVSSMKFYEKTAENRKDNWSNFSGYLLIRVK from the coding sequence TTGCATATATTAATTTATACCATGAAACTTCCTTCGATACATGCTCTTGGCCTAAGTATAAAACAAGTACTGCTTCGCTTTCCTCTCCAGGTCTTTTCCTCTATCATAGCCACTTTGGCCTGGTTTTATCTGGCTGGCTCCCGGGAAGGAGAGTTAAGGGAGGAATACCTCTATAAGATCATTCTGATCGCTAATTTGTCCCTGACCTTGCTGCTTGCAGGAGATCTTTATGCAGAGGTAAACCTATATAATGGAAGAAAAAAGTGGGGGCTCAGAATAGTTGGCCTCATGATCTGTATTGGTTTATACTTCCTGCTGTATCCAATCAGGTTTGTGGCGGATATCTACCGGGTCGCTTTCCTCATGGCAGCTGCGCATCTGCTCGTTGCTTTTTCACCCTTTATCAGAAAAGGAAATCTGAATGGTTTCTGGCAATTCAACAAGACTTTATTTTTAAGATTTTTAACTTCAGGCTTGTATGCTTCCGTGCTATACGCTGGTCTGGCCATCGCCCTGGTGGCTGTTGATGGGCTATTCAACGCAAACATTAATTCTTCTGCATATGTCAGGCTAATGGCCCTGGTATTTGCCGGGTTCATGACGATATTCTTTCTCTCAGGAATACCGGAGGATTTTGAAGCATTAGAAAAGGAGGATTTCTATCCTAAGGCCCTTAAAATATTTACACAGTATGTATTGATCCCATTAATGACGATCTATCTGGGGATCTTGCTGGTTTATGAGCTAAAAATTATCATTAACTGGCAACTTCCCAAAGGGCTGGTATCTTCACTGATCCTGGGATATGCAGTGTTTGGTATCCTTTCCTTATTGCTGATCTATCCGATCCGGGAGAAAGCAGGAAATGGCTGGATCAAATTGTTTTCCAGATTTTTCTATGTGATGATGCTTCCGCTGCTTGCTTTATTGTTACTGGCGATCTGGAAAAGGGTAGGTAATTATGGTATCACCGAATCCCGGTATGTTTTAATGGTATTGTCGCTTTGGCTGTTTTTTGTCACCGTTTATTTCCTGTTCAGTAAAACTCAGAATATAAAAATCATTCCAGTCAGTTTGTGTGTCCTGAGCCTGCTGGCTATCTACGGGCCACAAAGTGCTTCTTCGGTATCCAGATATGCACAGGTTAAAAGACTTAAAATGTTGTTCGCCTCTAAAAAAGAGAAAGATGTTGCTCAGCGTGAGGACGTGATCAGATACCTTGTAGGGAGACATGGTCTAAGTGTTTTACAGCCTTTTACAAAAGTAAAACTGGATGCAGTAGAAACCAGAATGGAGCAACGTGTAACCGGCACTGATGCTTATCGTATAAAATATGATAAAATAGATACGGCTTTGGCCTTGCTTCATGTGAAAAAAGGATGGGCTGATAGCGATAATAAGTTGCTCAGTTTTATAACCGAAGGCACGAAAACATTGTCTATAAAAGGCTATGATTTTATGGTAGAGGTTAATTCTTTTCAGAGAGATGGTAAAAAGCAATTGAATGGAATTCCACTATTGATAAAAACAGAAAGTTCAGATTTGGTCCTGAAAGTGGAGTTGGGAACGGATATCAGAACTGAATTTGATGTTCTTCCAATAATGACTGCCTTAAAGAGCATGTATACGTTTAATAAAAATGGGAGGCTTCAAGCTATAGCAGGATTTTCGGATACCTATGATGTGCCTCAGAATCTGATGAGCATTACCAGGAAATTCGATCGGTATGACCTCACATTTCTGGTTTCTTCCATGAAGTTTTATGAGAAAACGGCTGAAAATAGAAAAGATAACTGGTCCAATTTCTCTGGTTATCTGCTGATCAGGGTTAAATAA